CTCCTATCAAAGCTTTGTCCAATCAGAAGTTCAGagactttaaaaacacttttggaGACGTCGGACTGCTGACGGGGGACGTCCAGATCAGCCCCGAATCTTCATGTCTCATCATGACCACTGAGATCCTCCGGTACTCAAGCCTTTAGTTTTAAGATAttaaattcatgtttttaatgaaaccaAAATAACTTTTACACCTTCTCTCGCGCTCTTTCAGGTCAATGCTCTACAACGGCTCTGAGGTCATCAGAGACTTGGAGTGGGTGATCTTTGACGAGGTTCACTACATCAACGACGCTGAGGTCAGCTTTCTGTGTCTTTAAGTTATCCAATTCCACTGTTGAAttcaagatagatagatagagagatagattactttattcatccccgaagggaaattcggttgtcacagcagtccagtATTCAAGtacgataaaatacaataaaatacaatagaataaaatactgaggtagcataaataaaaacaacaatagaaaaaaaacacagaatagaacaaggacacttaagaagttaaaaaaaaagcagatcagttggtaggttggcaagatgatggtaattatactgatgatatgatggcaacaatgctatagtgactagacagtatataataataatagtacagtatataatataatatgtaataataaatagtaacaatataaaataaaataaaaataaataaaataattataaataaaataatatgatatataatatataaatatataatagtaataataataataagagtaaCACGCACTGTTTTTCCTCAGAGAGGGGTGGTGTGGGAGGAGGTTTTGATCATGCTCCCCGATCACGTCAGCATCATTCTCCTGAGCGCCACGGTGCCAAACGCTCTGGAGTTTAGCGAGTGGATCGGGTAGGTGCACTCAATATCAAAGAGTCACAATAAGAGCCAAGCTTTTAATTGCTTTTATGCATCTTTTaggcattgttttttttttctcttagccGTATAAAGAAGAAGCACATTTACGTGATCAGCACCATGAAGAGACCCGTTCCTCTGGAGCATTACCTGTACACAGGAAACAGCACCAAGACTCAGAAAGAGTTGTTCCTGCTGATCGATGCTGCAGGAAACTTCCTCACGAAAGGGTACGAAGGGGAAGCTGCTGTGGATTTGTTGTTAGTTTTAGAAGCTTTTTCTCTTAAAGTAAGGTGTGTTTGTTGTTCAGGTACTACGCAGCAGTCGATGCCAAGAAGGAGCGCACCAGCAAACACGCCCAGTCATTCGGCACGAAAGGCACTTCTCACAACACCACAGCCAGCCAGGTAACTCTTTTATTCTCCTTTGATTTAACTCGAACAACATCTTTTTGCTTCATGTTCACTGCACTTTATTTATACTAATTAAACTATTTGCACTACCTACTGGTATCtgctgctggaaaaaaaacacaacaaaaacccaAACCCTATTGTATTATTGATATGACTTTTACATATATAACTGTACATATCAAGGTTAtaattgttttggatttttcaatagttttagttttaatttcgttgtgattttttctttctctttcttcaacgtttttttagagtgagtttgctagttttaattagtttttattttttggaaaatgcttagttttagtttagtttttattagctttagtgttcattttagtttttttgtaatggggtatttgttgggtgcgagattaaaaaaagtcacaattaatgttgcctttatttccttatccatctcagccccaataaatttattaagtcataaaaccagatagatgaaatagatttcatatcaaccaaaggGTTTACATATAAAATGGTGGACAAAGACTAAAACAGAGAACATTTTCATATaggtttagttagttttagataGCAATGACAATCAagttaaatctaatctaatctaaacctAAAAATGTTCTCAtctcttttttgtatttcttcccCCGCAGGATCGGTCGGTGTGGCTCACTCTCCTGCACTACCTGTCCCAGCGGCAGCAGACGCCGGTGGTTGCGTTCACCTTCTCCCGGACACGCTGTGACGACAACGCCCGCTCGCTGGACTCCATGGACATGACCACCTCCGTAGAGAAGGCCGAGATCCACTCGTTCTTCCAGAAGAGCCTCAGTCGCCTCCGGGGAGGAGACCGGCAGCTGCCGCAGGTAAAGAACGGACGGCTTTGGATTTCTTTTCCTCagggtttttattattaaaggcAGCATCTTGAAGAGATGAGGGATTTCTTAATTAAAAGCAGCTACAAGGAACTTTAAATTTGTGTTGGttttggcgccccctgtggacaagAGCGGTAATGTTCCTATCAGCTTGAAGATCTTGATCTGGCAAGcgtgcattttttgttttggaagcaagtgaaacaaagacagaaactgTTTGCAGGATGTATATTATTTTGATGAGGTAATGTATCTATTTGTGGCTATGTAAGATTAAgatctgtaactttttttatgaCGAAAAGATTTGTAACCATAACCATAACCATAACCTCAAAATAtaacaacatttaataaaactctataaagaaaaacatcctCTTGCTTCCTATTAAGTGGTTCAAAAACTACTCGCTGACAAATTTTCctgataaaatgtaaaaaaggctCTTACTCTAATTGCAGAAATCATTTTATCTGATTTAACTGTGAATCTGACCTGAAAAAAGGCATTAGCAATTACAAATCTTCCCGCTGATGGTCTCGTTCTGCTTCTGTAGGTCATATTGAGGCATCTGTGTTAAATTGAGGCTGTTTCCTAACCAATTGAAAAGTCTTTGTAGCTGCTTTACCAATGAAGTCAACCCCAATAACACTTTTAAATGCCTTGTTCAGATCTTGGTCATGAGGGACCTGTTGAAGAGGGGAATAGCCGTCCATCACAGTGGCATCCTGCCGATACTGAAGGAGGTCATCGAGATGCTTTTCTCTCGAGGTCTCGTGAAGGTGAGTCCGAATGCttctttaactctttaatagtttTTTACTGATGGTTTAAACAATACTCCTGCATCTCCCAGGTGCTGTTTGCCACCGAGACGTTTGCGATGGGAGTGAACATGCCGGCCAGGACCGTAGTGTTCGACAGCATCAGGAAACACGACGGGACCGGCTTCAGAAACCTGCTGccaggtctgtctgtctgtctgtctgtctgtctgtctgtctgtctgtctgtctgtctgtctctctcgctctctatctctatatctctttgtattgtgttatgtatttattgtttgtgcagcactttggaaaccttgtgtttgctaaaattgtgccatataaataaaggggattggattggattggatatgtctctgtctgtctgtctctgtcgtctgtctgtctctgtctgtctgtctgtctgtctgtctgtctcttttctgtctctctctctctctgtctgtctctcactatctctctgtatgtctgtctgtctgtctgtctctctctctctctgcgttTCCTGTCTTTCATCTGAACCAACATTTCTGATGCTCTTTCATCTCCGAGGATGAATCAAAGTTGCGGGAAAAAACAACGggatttttcttttgtcatcCCTTTTAATGTTTGGAACTTTTCCAGGCGAGTATATTCAGATGGCGGGACGAGCAGGCCGCAGAGGACTGGACGCCACCGGCACTGTCATCATTCTGTGTAAAGCTGGAGTTCACGAGATGGCAGATCTGCACGTCATGATGCTGGTGAGGCCCCCCACCTGCATCACGAGTTTATATATCACTCTGTGTTAAATCTCCTTCTGCAGGTCAGTTTGACAGGATGTGTTTAATCTCTCGAAGCTGAGCCTCCTGTTTTTTCTGGCCGCATTTCAAAGGAAGGTGTTGCACGCCGGGTtattcatttaacatttaaaagcaCGGCTGAGTGGGCTATTTCAGATCACTTTCAGGAGAGGAAAGCTTTGATTTTGAGGTGCTcttcaacaaaaataattctCCTTCATCTCTAATCGGAGCTTTATCTTCTTGAAtgttaatgtttaaatatgaatagttgtttgttttttttaccttaaacaGCTGGTGCTCTTTTTTCTCCAGTCATTTTATACCAAAATGTATGTTGATTTTGCGCCCTTCTTCGTATCTGACTCATCTGACTGACTTTCGggctttttagttttaaaaatgcAGGTGTGAAACCTTCCAAATAACTGAACAAAAAGAGGTTGTCCTGCTCCAGATCCAACTGAACCATGTTTTTAGTGTAAAAACAATGTAGTAGTTCAGGCTTTCAAGCAGGAAAAAGAACTAATTAATCTGTTAATTCATTTCTCTCCATACATTCAATCTGCAAAACAAAGCCATCGGCCAATGTCAGATGGACGCCTCCAAACTAATCATAAAGTTAAAGAAAACGCGGCTCTTGTCAGTGATGACGATGGGATATAATTGGAAATGTGTAGTTCTATGGTGCGCTCATATAATTGCAATGTGAATCAAAACTTGTAATTTTTCTTATTACAACTCATAATTTTCtcatctctgttttgttttttctacattttgggTTCTCAAATCTCAAATTTGTTATGTTAAGCAACGTtaagtacctttttaaaagtgctttaaaaatctaatgtattattattattattattattattattattattattaataaaacgtATTGGATCAaatttatacaatttttaaaaatgcaaaaatgggTTCAGACTCTCAGTAGTAAAAGGGAATTTCActaattgttttgttgtttaacatagatttttattgatttttttcagcattactaagaacatttttcaaaaagtgCCCTTACATTCTcagcaattacaaaaaaatcaaataacaatacaataaagggttaaaaataataataataataataaatatctcCAGGCACTCCTATCTCTTTACTACCTCTTCTTTTTTACCGCCAAATTCTTCCTCTTTTGGCTCCTTCCTTCAGACCCAGAAGGTAATTCTGTAGTTTTAATATATACCCAGCATCATAGAAAAGCAgcaggtaaaattcaaataaaagaaTGCATGGCATTAAAGGATAAGTTTAATTGatattcaatgtttttatttgtgtcagtaAATCCTGTGTTGATCCTGGAAATCCTGTCTTTATTAATGGTTACATGTCCAAAAATCGTACCATTTTTGAAAATCTTCTTCTCGGTCTGTCTCAGGGTAAACCGACCACCCTCCAGTCTCAGTTCAGACTGACGTACACGATGATCCTCAACCTGCTGCGAGTCGAAGCTCTGCGTGTGACCGACATGATGAGGAGGAGCTTCTCTGAGAGCCACAGGGACACTCAGGTAACGTGCACTTGCACGTTTTCAGTATAAATGCCATACTGTACACATAAGGTTCatcataaaacagtaaatttaagTAAACAACATCCTGCTTGTAGGAGCCAATATTATGTTAAAGAAAGTCGAGATTTTTATTGTAGATTACAGCATATTTGATATTGGTTTTGGTTGTGTTATGACATTATTGCCTTTTATTGCATTGTTGTCAAATTTACCACAGCACCTGAGGTAGGCGCTGCTAATGCGCATTGCATTATTCTGAAAGACTTGCTAAAAGGTAAAAACGTGGATTAGCAGAGTGCTAGGAGGTACAgggaaaaaaggttttttgacCGTCACTTTCAGATGTTACCGTTACTTCGTGATGTTGTGGACCATTGTGAAAACCAAGAGAAGCTTGGAatgatgtgtgtattaatggaAATACCTGGATTCAGcaacaagaaataaaacaacgAAACTACGACCTGACTCTCCGGTGGTTTGTGAGTAGTTAAGGAACACAAAACAGTAACATACGAGTCGAGCCAGCTGTACCAGCCTActgctaataaatcaagttgcTTTAGACTTAAGATCTACGTCTGAGTCAAGAAAGACCAACAAGTGTGCTATAAAATCTCTCtacttcctctcttcttctcctcctcttcctccggCTGCAGGCTCATGAGAAGAGGATCAGCCACCTGAAGCAGTCGTTGTCGTCTCTGCCTGTTCTTGACACAGACGGCCAGCTGTCCGACCTGTTGCCTTACTACCACACTGTAACGGAGCTACGAACAACCACAGAGGCCCTCCaggtaaaaacacacttaaactgcatataaacacaaaaaaatgcatcatgttAATCTTCTGTGTCTGGTTCCAGCGTGCTGTTCTGGAGTCGGTCAACGGGCTGAAAGCGCTGTCTGTGGGTCGAGTCGTGGTGGTGAACAACAAGCAGCATCTCAACGCGCTGGGAGTTAttttacaggtgtgtgtgtgggtgtgtgtgtgtgtgtgggtgggtgtgtgtgtttgtgtgcgtgtgttaatgtgtgtttttgatgcAGCAGATGAAGACATGAACACTCCCTAATACTCCTCACATTGCACCTAAACCATCGTGTcttaattgctttaaaaaatccTGCAAAGTGAAAATGTAGTAGACAGCTGTAGTAAGCCCGCCGTGCCAAATCCAAGCctgatattacatttatttattttatagggACACTAAAAGTTAACGTACTGTCACATTGTCTCCAGCGGGTGTAAAATAAACTGAGTAGTAAATCCCTCTTTTGCAAGGTAGGGTGGCTGCATGAAATGTTTCGCTGTTTAGtcacaaaaatagaaagaagttGCTCCGACTGTTAAATGCTGCTGGTTGTTtcttaataatttaaatttaattcaagGTGGCAGCccattgtgtgttttatttcctcCTTTAGCAAATTCTAAATGgttatttctttagttttctcCAAGATCAATAAACAATCAGAGAACTTGAACTGTAGATCGTTTGAGGGGGAGTTTAACCTGATGATGAAGTTTTACTTCTTAAAGTCCGACAGTGATGGAACATTGAGCCCAACGTGTCGTGATTAAAACCCCTCATGCAACTCTCGGTGGTTTGTGGTTGTACTAATTGCATTTATTCTGTgcttaaaaagtgttttaagtTACCAACAGTGTGCAGAATTTGTGAGGTGGGCATTAGGGCTGTCATTTTCTTTTCCAAAATCAAGTTCAAACAAATCCAGagtaaaaagacaattattcaTAATGCAGGGCAAGTGTTATTTTGAATTTGATCACATCATTAATATTATtctaacctttatttaaccaggggaAAATATCCCATTGAGGTTAAGAACCTGTTTTtcaagggagacctggccaagatagGCAGCAGCAAATAAGAAAAGAGTTACAAaattacacagttaaaacacaaaccaaggacaaacaaaaaagtaaaaattataaCATTTACAAAGAGATTATGAAAAACACATACAAGTTATGGAATCGTCCTCAAGTACTCTCAGTTTAGATTTAACTCTGCTAGTTTCCAGTCATTCTGTAACTTATTCCGTGCAAAAGGTGCAGAGTGGACAAAAGCTTGTTTACCCAATTTAGTAAGGGCATATGgaacagaaagcaacaaaagaTCATGAGAACAGACAAAGAATGAGGAACAACACTTCTCTGAGCAAttcagtcagtcaaaattatattACTTTTGTAGTAATACTGCTGTGGACATCTCCAAATGCCATTCCCAACCCTTGTCTgatgttaattttaatgaaacttcTAATTAAAGTCCAGCACAAAGATGAGAAACATACAgtagagacaaaaaataaatgtgttctgCACAGCAAATTAAGCAAATACGATGTTTTTAGTCTCTAAACATAATAGATTAATTTAAAACTATGTAAATCAGTTCATTAGACAGCCAGTAGAGCTCAGTGATGTGTGGGTGTGGAGATTATCTCAGCATGCAGTGGGCAAACGGCAAAAATTAAGATGGATTAAGCAGATTATCAATCAAAGTCATGCAGACCTgcagactgtgggaggaaagtGGAGCACTCAGAGGAAAAacccacacacagaaaaaaaaaatcttcccgATTCCTTCATCCTTCTCCTGTTTTCTCTCCTCGTCAGGTGTCCAACGACTCTGTGAATCGCACCTTCACAGCTCTTATCATCTGTGAGAAAGGCAACGAGGAAGTAGAAGGgaaaggaaacaacaacaacgatgCGTTTCCTCACCTCTACAACACGGCGCTCTTCATACCCGAAGGTTGGTGGTCAGACACACtaatacagacacacatactctgttttctgtctttctctgtcttctGTCATTATTTCCACCCATTGAAGTATAAGCATGCATGAggtttcctttccttttgttttttttcaggccCTTGCAGCCACACAGTGCAGAAGTTGAAGCTTCAGGATGTTTCAGCCATCACAGTGAAAACCCTCAAAGTGATTCCAGATAGAATCATTGACAACTACAACAAGAGGCAACAGCCACGAttcaggtcagagagagagagagagagagagagagatgtcttTATTGAGGAAGTTTTGGGGTCTCATTGGCCTCTAACACCCTATTAATACTGTAttctttttaattaatactGAATACTTTTGTATTCTATGTATTCTCAGAGATCCGAATAATTGCCTCCTGAAAACCAAATTCAACCTTTGCTGCTTTCACTTCACTGCATAATGTAGAAGCATAATTTAAAGGCACCATGTAGAGTTTTGTCTGCTAGTTGGTAGCGAAAAGGCCCAAAAAACATAGTATGCACCAACAAAGGTTGTGAAGAAGATTTCTAGCTAGTTGAcatcgatatatatatatatatatatatatatatgtatataaatatacattaaaagtCACTTCAAAGTCCAACAAATACAAGGCAgctttgcaaaacaaaaaaagaagaaaaaaagaaacaaattagtccttaaaaaaagaaaagtgaataGATGCAACACTACACTCTCTTTTAATCTGGAGATCATTTCAATCATTACATTTTAAGCTGTTATAAAATGTTTAGACTGAATGGTTGACAAAGGCTTTATTTAACAATATAAAgtatctataaatctatacaTGATGCTATAAATCTACATATACAGTGATGTATAAGTAGAGTTATTCTGCCGGTATTATTTTCTGGAAATGATATTTGgagttttacaatttttttccccttttaacCATCTaagtgtttattatttattgttgtgtttatttgacTGTTTTGGGTGATTTATTCTCAATTATGTAGCCGATATCACAAAAAGTAAACTGTTTAATTATGTGTCTATGTCTCTGACCGCTCTGGTTATCTTCACtcactttttaatctttttcatCGTCTCCCTCTCGTCCTCCAGACTCGACCCTCCCGGCCAAGCCATCTCCACGGCAACTCAGGAGCTCCTGCGATTGGCCGAGGCCAACCCCAGTGGCATGGCGAGCCTCGACCCCGTGAACGACCTGCAGCTGAAGAGCGTCGACGTGGTGGAGGGCTCCATGCGGCTGCGTGTGCTGCAGGAGAGCCTCAGGGAGTTCAACTGCATCCACTCGCCCACGTTCGcagagcaggtgtgtgtgtgggtgtgtgtgtgtgtgtgtgtgtgtgtgtgtgtgtgtgtgtgtgtctttttaaggggggccactacaggtgaatagggtaattTTTTAAACCTATTGATATCACCTATTGATGAAACTttcccagtttgttatttacgtGAAGACAataattttttgcattacagttttttttaaattgtatgtgtagatatgcaaatgaggcgttAACCCATAAGATATGCACTCATTTGCACATATTTCCAAATtacattggataaagcaaatttcagagatattattttattctatatatatatattatattaaaaaaattacaaaataaaactggGGTATcttcttttatcatttcataaataagaaattactgtgaaaagccattaaaaaatacatttttgtcatttttttgggaacaaaatgttatataaatCAAGACATAAATGAGGAAcacctctgtaaaaaccttcagattatagttaggaataaaactggtaagtTTGGGGGATGTACGtgtagctgaagttgagatttatggctcagagcacgagaaaaaactcatttttacaAAACGACCTTTAAGGTTTCTcaaatttttttactgtaaatgacaaaacacaataTAGTGTGCATGCTGCAATAGAACGCcaacttttagtgaattcaggagaaatctacaggcaCAAATGGATCTAATGTAGTCAAATACACACTTAAatgttggatgttttctttccactattccgaaagaagacatgttatcggagaaaaatagcccaaatcctcaaaattgaccaaagaaaTTTGTGGTTTATTCATGGGACTTATTTATGTTTCTGAGATGCTCTGTGCAGATGAACAACGAGGCGAGTGATTCATTTCGCAGTTTGCTTAATAAAGACATCAAATTCTTTTGTGCAGCCGTTGCATATTTATGCAGCTAATTAACATCATACCATTACATAAGACACTCAACAATTGGCCCCCCTCTGATGCCTCCTCTCATTTCTCCCGTTTCATCCCCGGCGTCACTCTCCTTTCATCCTTCCATCATTTTTTCTTCCAGTTTCTCAATAATAACATCAAACTCCACCACAGGATTCTTTTTGCTTTCGTGTTTGTGTGTCCTGTCTTCCTGGCAGCGTCGTTGAGGAGATAAGATTTGAGAATCTGAGCCGGCTGTTTCTATAATTACCCATATAGGCTCGTAGCTCATCGctgtctcacattcacagtgtgTCGTTTgagccatcacacacacacacacacacacacacacacacacacacacacacacacacacacacacacacacacgagagcTTTCTCATTACTTTCCAAGATAACAAGCTTTTACTCGCTGTATCACTGTCTCCTCTCATCGCTGTAGATTCACTCTTTCTTGTCTTTATGAAGCATTGTGGGTATTATAAAGTGATGGTTCATGCAGTAGGCAAACTGTTTGTATGCAGTAATAGGCCTCAGTGGATTTATGTAACAGATTCTGTCAATGAGAGCACAATAGGAAAAACGTTTTCCTCTCTTGTTTTTTGAAATCAGGTCAAATGCTGCAGTGCCGCTGTAGTATACTCCAGTTAAgtaaccagtgtgtgtgtgtgtgtgtgtgtgtgtgtgtgtgtgtgtctgtgtgtgtctgtgtctgtgtgtgtgtgtcagtttgtgCGGGTTAAGGAGAGGATGAGtgtgcaggaggagctggacatgcTGCTGTTCCTGGTGTCGGACcagtctctgtctctgctgcctGAATACCACCAGAGGATCAAGGTTTGGATCAGATGTTTTGACTCGCTGTCCTGACCCGTTTCTGTCAGGGTGCTTCTTTTATTCTTCAAAATAAGGTCACTTTCCACtcctgaagagggggcttgttATTTAGCAAATTGAAAATAGAACTTGTGTCATATCTCTGTGATAGTtataggttgttgtttttttaaagcatttgcaTTTAGACCTTTAGCCTCTTAAAACACAGTTAgaggaaaaaagctttttgtctgtttgaacTGATGTAGTTTAGATGGTGTTTTAGTCTCATgctaaacaaacacattttcagaaatTGAATATGTtgcctttaaattaaaatatttttggtctAACCCAGACCGAGCCCAGGCCAGGCCAACCCTTTTATTGAGACTCCTGATGAGGTTACAGTTGGGGCtgcattaaaacatatttttattgttgaaatAATCCAGCAATTGTTTGTTAAACT
This genomic interval from Centropristis striata isolate RG_2023a ecotype Rhode Island chromosome 14, C.striata_1.0, whole genome shotgun sequence contains the following:
- the skic2 gene encoding helicase SKI2W, with product MERINVPPAGPADLPLSLLEMGCSGRFELITHPLTDQPLPPQSTLPHGLPPTSLSLETEVEKQFLRDAAWLPIHDTDFAFQKFLKVTQREVNVDSLINCSPSALHSGLSVVRDPTTGMLLDFTEVLLENTGLSAKNSLSLQRQPGPPSESLRGSNTNFPFLPGGMEELNLDQIMKKSELEEDIDFEKDLLRVAPGLKAGMDFTDKDAKVAKAEVNLMSLLSTLDDITDLQPEAAEKEEGKGSAEAPKLPRTNSLEDLGIKDVVSSSTPSEKGKNEKSKPKENPEESKKWAIPVNITSPCDDFYKRVPNPAFKWPFELDVFQKQAVLRLEAHDSVFVAAHTSAGKTVVAEYAIALSQKHMTRTIYTSPIKALSNQKFRDFKNTFGDVGLLTGDVQISPESSCLIMTTEILRSMLYNGSEVIRDLEWVIFDEVHYINDAERGVVWEEVLIMLPDHVSIILLSATVPNALEFSEWIGRIKKKHIYVISTMKRPVPLEHYLYTGNSTKTQKELFLLIDAAGNFLTKGYYAAVDAKKERTSKHAQSFGTKGTSHNTTASQDRSVWLTLLHYLSQRQQTPVVAFTFSRTRCDDNARSLDSMDMTTSVEKAEIHSFFQKSLSRLRGGDRQLPQILVMRDLLKRGIAVHHSGILPILKEVIEMLFSRGLVKVLFATETFAMGVNMPARTVVFDSIRKHDGTGFRNLLPGEYIQMAGRAGRRGLDATGTVIILCKAGVHEMADLHVMMLGKPTTLQSQFRLTYTMILNLLRVEALRVTDMMRRSFSESHRDTQAHEKRISHLKQSLSSLPVLDTDGQLSDLLPYYHTVTELRTTTEALQRAVLESVNGLKALSVGRVVVVNNKQHLNALGVILQVSNDSVNRTFTALIICEKGNEEVEGKGNNNNDAFPHLYNTALFIPEGPCSHTVQKLKLQDVSAITVKTLKVIPDRIIDNYNKRQQPRFRLDPPGQAISTATQELLRLAEANPSGMASLDPVNDLQLKSVDVVEGSMRLRVLQESLREFNCIHSPTFAEQFVRVKERMSVQEELDMLLFLVSDQSLSLLPEYHQRIKVLQSLQYVDSSGAVQLKGRVACQISSHELLLTELLFENVLSPLAPEESAALLSCLVFQQNTQVEPHITNTLQEGIDRVLSVAKRIGELQRDCGIPQTAEEFVGQFKFGLTEVVYCWARGMPFAEIALLTDVQEGTVVRCIQRLDEVLKEVRQAARIVGDSVLGSKMEKASLAIRRDIVFTASLYTH